One stretch of Miscanthus floridulus cultivar M001 chromosome 18, ASM1932011v1, whole genome shotgun sequence DNA includes these proteins:
- the LOC136522782 gene encoding uncharacterized protein: protein MCNGRECGRERAFRASLHEHDARPGPEPAAAAACRRDAKAEPETVETLQAKGRARAAAGEEREQEWRQRPRQAVAEAEIERTEKLMHLLLWGPN from the coding sequence ATGTGCAACGGGCGGGAGTGCGGGCGGGAGCGCGCGTTCCGCGCTTCCCTGCACGAGCACGACGCGAGGCCGGGGCCGGAgccggcggcggcagctgcgTGCCGGCGCGACGCGAAGGCGGAGCCCGAGACGGTGGAGACGTTGCAGGCCAAGGGAcgcgcgcgggcggcggcgggggaggagcGGGAGCAGGAGTGGAGGCAGCGGCCGCGGCAGGCGGTGGCCGAGGCGGAGATCGAGAGGACGGAGAAGCTCATGCACCTGCTCCTCTGGGGACCCAACTGA
- the LOC136519865 gene encoding protein ALP1-like: MDSRLLETTSSRRALQISKMRASRSRLRRRLDDDSSDDDDYFIFTAARIVHMFWNKKRRPGGSVHGHAVIYRDREGGHRRMFQDYLADNPTYGPDLFRRRFRMNRDLFLRIMNAVEAHDYYFVQKRDATGVLGLSCFQKVTVALRMLTYGVPADATDEYVRIGESTALESLRRFVAAVVEIFEAEYLRHPNEADIARLLALNEKRGFPGMLGSIDCMHWAWKNCPVESQGQYKGHVNKPTIILEAVASHDLWIWHAFFGMPGSHNDINVLHQSPLFDNLAEGIAPEVNYTINGHDYKIGYYLADGIYPPWATLVKSISLPMGNKRKYFAKAQESARKDVERTFGAFQSRFAIVRQPGRVWDTETLALIMRACVIMHNMIVEDERDVDPDERFDYGGENVQPSHGIPTRTLAEFIEAHKKIRDKETHFQLKEDLIEHLWNHHPDLYPMEPAS; encoded by the exons ATGGATTCCAGGTTGCTGGAGACTACATCAAGCCGGCGTGCCCTGCAAATCTCCAAG ATGAGGGCTTCCAGATCACGTCTCCGAAGACGATTGGATGACGATTCTTCAGACGACGATGATTACTTCATCTTCACAGCTGCTCGGATTGTGCACATGTTTTGGAATAAAAAAAGAAGACCCGGTGGTTCGGTCCATGGCCATGCTGTTATTTATCGCGATAGAGAAGGCGGCCACCGGAGGATGTTTCAAGATTATTTGGCGGATAATCCGACGTATGGTCCAGATTTATTCCGTCGGAG ATTCAGAATGAATAGGGATCTTTTCCTACGCATCATGAATGCTGTTGAAGCACATGATTATTACTTTGTGCAGAAAAGGGATGCGACAGGTGTGCTTGGTCTGAGTTGCTTCCAAAAAGTCACTGTCGCTCTACGTATGCTCACATATGGGGTTCCTGCTGATGCTACAGATGAGTACGTTCGCATTGGCGAAAGCACTGCACTTGAGAGCCTACGTAGGTTTGTTGCTGCAGTTGTTGAAATATTTGAAGCGGAATACCTGAGACACCCCAATGAGGCTGACATAGCACGCTTACTGGCACTCAATGAGAAAAGAGGTTTCCCTGGAATGTTAGGGTCTATCGATTGTATGCATTGGGCATGGAAGAATTGTCCAGTTGAATCGCAGGGTCAGTACAAGGGGCATGTGAACAAGCCAACTATCATTTTAGAAGCTGTTGCGTCTCATGACCTTTGGATATGGCATGCATTTTTTGGGATGCCTGGGTCTCATAATGATATCAATGTCCTTCACCAGTCTCCATTATTTGACAACCTGGCGGAAGGTATTGCTCCAGAGGTGAACTATACCATTAATGGTCACGATTACAAGATAGGTTATTATCTCGCCGATGGTATATATCCCCCCTGGGCTACTTTAGTGAAGTCCATCTCTCTTCCTATGGGTAACAAGAGGAAATACTTTGCCAAAGCGCAAGAATCAGCGAGGAAGGATGTTGAAAGAACTTTTGGGGCTTTTCAATCTAGGTTTGCCATTGTTCGACAACCAGGTCGCGTTTGGGACACAGAGACGCTAGCATTGATCATGAGGGCTTGTGTCATCATGCACAATATGATTGTTGAAGATGAAAGAGATGTGGACCCTGATGAGAGATTCGATTATGGTGGTGAAAATGTGCAACCTTCTCATGGCATTCCTACTCGCACACTAGCTGAATTTATTGAAGCGCATAAAAAGATCCGAGACAAGGAAACACATTTCCAGTTGAAAGAAGACCTCATCGAGCACCTATGGAACCATCATCCTGATCTATATCCTATGGAACCAGCATCATGA
- the LOC136520876 gene encoding external alternative NAD(P)H-ubiquinone oxidoreductase B1, mitochondrial-like has product MGFSFFTSRAGDRLLDGIARPGVSTAALLFAAASGGGLVAYADSAAESAPEPSQDAPKKKVLVLGTGWAGTSFLKNLDCSRYEVKVISPRNYFAFTPLLPSVTCGTVEARSIVEPIRRILEKKNKDVTFCEAECFKIDANKKTVHCRSAVGTNLDGNGDFVLDYDYLVVALGATVSTFNTPGVLEHCCFLKEVEDAQKIRRCVIDCFEKASLPNISYEEKRKILHFVVIGGGPTGVEFAAEMHDFLVEDLVKLYPAIQDFVKITIIQSGEHILNMFDEKIAAFAEQKFQRNGIEVCTGFRVIKVSDDLITMKSKSAGKEVSVPYGMAVWSAGIGTHPVIMDFMQQIGQTNRRALATNEWLRVRECEGVYAIGDCATVSQRKIMDDISMVFKMADKDNSGTLTLKEINDVLEDIYIRYPQVELYMKSMHMLDIADLIKGAIGDSHKESMVVDIEEFKKTLSHVDSQVKNAPATAQVAAQQGQYLAECFNKMEKCKEEPEGPLHAGVSGRHFFRPFRYKHFGQFAPLGGEQAAAELPGDWVSMGHSTQWLWYSVYASKQVSWRTRVLVVSDWTRRFIFGRDSSRI; this is encoded by the exons ATGGGGTTCTCCTTCTTCACCTCCCGAGCCGGTGATCGACTGCTGGACGGGATCGCGCGCCCCGGCGTCTCCACCGCAGCACTTCTGTTCGCAGCGGCCAG TGGCGGAGGCCTTGTGGCGTACGCGGATTCCGCTGCGGAGAGTGCTCCGGAGCCATCTCAGGATGCTCCCAAGAAGAAGGTGCTGGTTCTTGGGACTGGCTGGGCTGGGACGTCATTCCTCAAGAACCTCGACTGCTCCCGGTATGAAGTGAAGGTCATCTCGCCCCGGAACTACTTCGCATTCACGCCTCTGCTTCCGAGTGTCACATGTGGCACTGTCGAAGCACGCAGCATTGTCGAACCGATACGGAGGATCCTTGAGAAG AAAAACAAGGATGTCACATTTTGTGAAGCAGAGTGTTTCAAGATTGACGCAAATAAAAAAACTGTACATTGTCGTTCTGCTGTTGGAACTAATCTTGATGGGAACGGTGATTTTGTGTTGGATTATGATTACTTAGTTGTTGCTCTTGGAGCTACTGTAAGTACATTTAACACTCCTGGAGTGCTGGAGCACTGCTGCTTTTTGAAG GAAGtagaggatgctcagaagatacGGAGGTGTGTGATAGATTGTTTCGAAAAAGCATCACTTCCAAATATTAGCTATGAGGAGAAAAGGAAAATTCTACATTTTGTAGTTATTGGTGGTGGACCTACTGGAGTTGAATTTGCAGCAGAGATGCATGATTTTCTTGTCGAAGATTTGGTGAAACTATACCCTGCCATTCAAGACTTTGTGAAGATAACAATTATTCAATCGGGAGAGCATATATTGAATAT GTTTGATGAAAAAATAGCTGCATTTGCTGAACAAAAGTTCCAGAGGAATGGCATCGAAGTGTGCACGGGCTTCAGAGTGATAAAGGTGTCTGATGATTTGATTACAATGAAGAGCAAATCAGCTGGCAAGGAGGTATCAGTGCCTTATGGAATGGCTGTTTGGTCTGCTGGCATTGGTACTCATCCTGTCATCATGGACTTCATGCAACAAATTGGGCAG ACTAATCGGCGTGCCTTGGCAACTAATGAGTGGTTAAGAGTTCGCGAGTGTGAAGGTGTCTATGCAATTGGTGACTGTGCTACAGTTAGTCAAAGAAAAATAATG GATGATATTTCAATGGTATTTAAGATGGCAGACAAGGACAATTCTGGCACTTTAACACTGAAAGAGATCAATGATGTATTAGAagatatatatataagatatccGCAAGTAGAGCTCTATATGAAAAGTATGCACATGCTTGATATTGCGGATTTAATAAAAGGCGCAATAGGTGATTCTCACAAGGAGTCTATGGTGGTTGATATAGAGGAGTTCAAAAAAACTCTGAGCCATGTTGATTCCCAAGTGAAAAATGCTCCAGCAACAGCTCAG GTCGCTGCACAACAAGGGCAGTATCTCGCTGAATGTTTCAACaaaatggaaaaatgcaaagAGGAACCAGAAGGCCCTTTGCATGCAGGGGTATCTGGCCGTCACTTTTTCCGCCCATTTCG CTACAAGCATTTTGGGCAATTCGCACCCCTGGGTGGAGAACAAGCTGCTGCAGAGCTCCCGGGCGACTGGGTCTCCATGGGCCACAGCACTCAGTGGCTGTGGTACTCTGTGTATGCCAG CAAGCAAGTGAGCTGGCGCACGAGGGTACTGGTGGTTTCCGACTGGACTCGCCGGTTCATATTCGGGAGGGATTCAAGCCGAATTTAG
- the LOC136519644 gene encoding glutathione S-transferase T3-like — protein MHRWLTIQKDVNKYCSCYEKIERRNQSGATIQDMITEASEMYTGVDEEKKSFTLLHCWNRLKDEDKWKTKRIELAEQQKQATKKKQKTTKDSTPNNVQANINDEVQEIAAPSSEDRKRPMGQKRAKEAFRRGGADACIEALDKMWEKKEAFDRERDKEKKERYMASIEVEKASLELEKKRLSNEEKKIEADLLKEEKEIMLADKSSLDQDQLQWLEIMKKKILARHMAN, from the exons ATGCATAGGTGGCTCACTATTCAGAAGGATGTGAACAAGTACTGTTCATGCTACGAGAAAATTGAGCGTAGGAATCAAAGTGGAGCGACTATCCAAGACATG ATTACTGAAGCATCTGAGATGTACACGGGAGTAGACGAGGAGAAGAAGTCGTTTACTCTTCTACATTGTTGGAACAGGTTGAAGGATGAAGACAAGTGGAAGACAAAAAGGATTGAACTGGCTGAGCAGCAGAAACAAGCCACTAAGAAAAAACAGAAGACTACCAAGGACTCCACGCCGAACAATGTGCAAGCTAACATCAATGACGAAGTGCAAGAGATTGCAGCGCCAAGTTCTGAAGATCGAAAGAGGCCAATGGGTCAGAAGAGGGCAAAAGAAGCTTTTAGGCGAGGAGGCGCTGACGCTTGCATTGAAGCTTTGGACAAGATGTGGGAGAAGAAGGAGGCTTTTGACAGGGAAAGAGATAAGGAGAAAAAGGAGAGGTACATGGCCTCAATTGAGGTAGAGAAGGCTTCACTTGAGCTTGAGAAGAAGCgattgtcaaatgaagaaaaaaaaattgaagcAGACTTGTTGAAGGAGGAGAAAGAAATCATGTTGGCGGACAAGAGCTCCCTCGACCAGGACCAGCTGCAGTGGCTTGagataatgaagaagaagatccttGCACGACATATGGCAAACTAG